A genomic segment from Montipora foliosa isolate CH-2021 chromosome 9, ASM3666993v2, whole genome shotgun sequence encodes:
- the LOC137971153 gene encoding uncharacterized protein: MNQPADNRGLQEFDDEIFSTLRDVEMFLSDLSNQSLQLRQVQKRDELLETVVELRRKLRDHRDSQMLMNGNKSPRPKRKSFPCAVLKDSMHSYVAHLQKTSVNGKLKPPGSPEIQRSVDKPQMRPRSVSCPDIRLTLSHSWRTSLPKVPENDELTVDCDEGS; this comes from the exons atgaatCAACCAGCAGATAACAGAGGACTTCAAGAATTCGACGATGAAATATTTTCTACTTTGCGAG ACGTGGAAATGTTTCTCAGCGATCTCTCAAATCAATCCTTGCAATTGAGGCAAGTACAGAAACGGGATGAACTCTTAGAAACCGTGGTTGAACTTAGGAGAAAACTTAGAGATCACAGAGATTCACAGATGCTTATGAATGGTAATAAATCACCAAGACCCAAGAGAAAGAGTTTCCCTTGCGCTGTGTTAAAAGACAGCATGCACTCATACGTGGCGCATTTGCAGAAGACAAGTGTGAACGGAAAACTTAAGCCACCAGGGTCACCCGAGATACAGCGGTCTGTAGACAAACCTCAAATGCGCCCGCGATCTGTTTCTTGTCCTGACATCCGTTTAACTCTTAGCCATTCGTGGAGAACATCTCTCCCTAAAGTGCCTGAAAACGATGAACTTACCGTAGATTGCGACGAAGGATCGTAA
- the LOC137971593 gene encoding inner centromere protein B-like yields MLTIFPHKEIHKLTWRSPDGKTVNQIDHVLVNGRMRTSIMDTRVMRGADVYSDHYLLRTRIRLKLARVERGKIARVRFDIRKLQSEEIRKRYNIEVNNRFDVLGDIEDPEEEHDKLLEAYRGAAEKVIGRSKKQSKSWIGDKTWKKVKERKDVKLKMEGARSERLKQRWREEYKVKDKEVKQSSREDKRTWLEEKAAAAEKAAENGRNRELYNMIKAIVGERKR; encoded by the coding sequence ATGCTAACAATATTCCCGCACAAAGAGATACATAAGCTGACCTGGAGATCACCAGACGGGAAGACAGTAAACCAGATTGACCATGTTCTGGTGAATGGACGCATGAGAACATCGATCATGGACACACGGGTGATGAGGGGAGCAGACGTATACAGTGACCACTACCTTCTGAGAACCAGAATAAGGTTGAAGTTGGCTCGGGTCGAGAGGGGGAAGATAGCAAGGGTAAGGTTTGATATACGTAAGCTGCAAAGTGAAGAGATCAGGAAGAGGTACAACATTGAGGTGAATAACAGGTTTGACGTGCTAGGAGATATAGAAGATCCGGAGGAAGAGCACGATAAGCTTTTAGAGGCGTACAGAGGTGCCGCAGAGAAAGTTATCGGGAGGTCAAAAAAGCAGAGCAAGTCATGGATAGGAGACAAGACATGGAAAAAAGTCAAGGAGAGGAAAGACGTAAAACTTAAAATGGAAGGTGCTAGATCAGAGCGATTAAAGCAGAGATGGAGGGAGGAGTATAAGGTGAAAGACAAGGAAGTGAAACAGAGTTCGAGGGAGGATAAAAGGACTTGGTTGGAGGAGAAGGCTGCAGCAGCGGAAAAGGCTGCTGAGAATGGTAGAAATAGGGAGCTCTACAATATGATCAAGGCAATAGTAGGGGAACGGAAGAGATAG